The following proteins are co-located in the Tetrapisispora phaffii CBS 4417 chromosome 4, complete genome genome:
- the URK1 gene encoding uridine kinase URK1 (similar to Saccharomyces cerevisiae URK1 (YNR012W); ancestral locus Anc_6.307) — protein MPLVDYISNEEAELMRVANASSQRRRSSVVSMESGKTKYMPPWTTPYIIGIGGTSGSGKTSVASKLVSEIDVPWTVLISLDNFYKPLDKAQRKRAFENNYDFDEPEAVDLDLAYRCILALKEGKKTEIPVYSFVHHNRVPDKNITIYGASVIVIEGIYALYDKRLLDLMDLKIYVDADLDICLARRLSRDIITRGRDLSGCIQQWERFVKPDADKYVKPTMKNANAIIPSMADNQVAIKLLINHIKSKLKLKSEEHVEKLLKLGGLESKDSKPLSYYKNIFQIPATNQVKALRTMLLDKNLSRDDFVFYFDRVATILLSSALNNINIQSRVTIETPEGHHEKNMIRCDFDSVIAVNIIRSGDCFMSSLKNTIPSIAIGKLLIQSDSQTGEPQLHAEFLPPNIHLCNSVLLMEAHVITGANAIMAIQVLLDNDISLKNIKLVVYMATEVGIRRILNAFGSSIQIYVNFIISNEKIKSGNHNWAVTKFIDTKYFGCN, from the coding sequence ATGCCGTTGGTGGACTATATATCAAATGAGGAAGCAGAGCTTATGCGTGTTGCTAACGCTTCTTCGCAGCGGAGGAGATCTTCTGTTGTGTCCATGGAGTCTGGAAAGACAAAATATATGCCGCCTTGGACTACTCCCTATATTATCGGTATAGGTGGTACTTCTGGGTCTGGCAAGACTAGTGTTGCTAGTAAATTGGTCTCAGAAATCGATGTTCCTTGGACGGTATTGATCTCCCTGGACAACTTTTATAAGCCCTTGGATAAAGCTCAACGGAAGAGGGcctttgaaaataattacGATTTTGATGAACCAGAAGCTGTGGATCTGGATTTAGCATATCGATGCATTCTTGCTTTGAAGGAAGGTAAGAAAACTGAGATTCCTGTTTACAGTTTTGTTCACCATAATCGAGTCCCAGATAAAAACATCACCATATATGGAGCAAGTGTAATTGTCATCGAAGGTATCTATGCTTTATACGATAAGAGATTATTAGATTTGATggatttgaaaatatacGTCGATGCAGACTTGGATATTTGCTTGGCGAGAAGATTATCAAGAGATATCATCACTAGAGGTAGAGACTTAAGTGGTTGTATTCAACAATGGGAAAGATTTGTCAAACCAGACGCTGATAAATATGTTAAACCAACTATGAAGAATGCTAATGCCATTATCCCTTCAATGGCTGATAACCAGGTAGCTATAAAATTACTAATCAACCATATTAAATCTAAATTAAAACTAAAGTCAGAGGAACatgttgaaaaattacTGAAATTAGGTGGACTCGAGTCTAAGGATTCGAAACCTTTATCATATTacaagaatatttttcaaataccAGCTACTAACCAAGTTAAAGCATTGAGAACAATGTTATTAGATAAGAATTTGAGTAGAGACGACTTcgttttttattttgaccGTGTTGCCACTATTTTACTATCAAGTgcattaaataatatcaatatccAATCTAGAGTTACTATAGAGACTCCGGAAGGTCACcatgaaaaaaatatgatcaGATGCGACTTTGATTCTGTTATTGCAGTTAATATTATCCGTTCTGGTGACTGCTTTATGAGTTCCTTGAAAAATACTATTCCAAGCATAGCGATCGGTAAGCTCCTAATCCAATCAGACTCACAAACTGGCGAACCTCAACTGCACGCTGAATTTCTTCCTCCAAATATTCATCTATGTAATTCCGTCCTGCTAATGGAGGCTCATGTCATTACAGGAGCCAATGCCATCATGGCAATTCAAGTGTTATTAGATAACgatatttctttaaagaaTATCAAGTTAGTCGTTTACATGGCCACAGAAGTTGGTATCAGACGTATCTTAAATGCATTTGGCTCTagtattcaaatttatgttaatttcattatttcaaatgaaaaaattaaaagtgGTAACCATAATTGGGCAGTCACTAAGTTTATTGACACAAAATATTTCGGTTGCAACTAA
- the SMM1 gene encoding tRNA-dihydrouridine(20) synthase (NAD(+)) (similar to Saccharomyces cerevisiae SMM1 (YNR015W); ancestral locus Anc_6.310), whose amino-acid sequence MVSYAGKLVLAPMVRAGELPTRLLSIQHGADLVWSPEIIDKKLIQCQRNINDKLNTIDFIIPSNPNAAHNANKPPVLVFRTYPKIEKGKLIFQMGTASPNLAVEAALKVIQDVDGIDVNAGCPKHFSIHSGMGAALLKTPEKLCSILTELVAKVGKPYNKPISVKIRILDNESSTLGLVKSLCKTGIANLTVHCRTTPMRNREAPIRDYIPEIYKICAFNNVSLIMNGAISNRKEFAEILEASQFPKDVGGMIAESAESNPSVFNRDPLEWYDVCKEYIQITNDFENHVGNTKYMLTRIVPGKSKFFQYFAKCKTLEEINYVLQKMGKDGSVIEDPMPYLDECREAEKQVKKNRIIKSHYKVKIINVHQAPLRTKNTQERKQKYKLFET is encoded by the coding sequence ATGGTTAGCTACGCAGGAAAACTTGTTTTAGCCCCTATGGTAAGAGCTGGTGAACTTCCAACAAGATTATTATCGATTCAGCATGGTGCTGATCTGGTTTGGTCACCAGAGATTatagataaaaaattaatacaATGCCAAAGAAATatcaatgataaattaaatactattgattttataataCCTTCGAATCCGAATGCTGCTCATAATGCGAATAAACCACCCGTTTTGGTCTTTAGAACATATCCAAAGATAGAGAAGggaaaattaatatttcagaTGGGTACTGCATCACCAAATTTAGCAGTTGAAGCTGCTTTGAAGGTAATCCAAGACGTAGATGGTATTGATGTAAATGCGGGATGTCCAAAACATTTTTCTATCCATTCCGGAATGGGTGCTGCGTTGTTGAAGACTCCTGAGAAACTGTGCTCTATTCTTACAGAATTAGTCGCAAAGGTTGGAAAACCATATAACAAACCTATTAGTGTCAAGATTAGAATTTTAGATAATGAAAGCTCTACACTGGGTCTTGTTAAAAGCTTGTGCAAAACAGGAATAGCTAATTTGACTGTTCATTGTAGAACCACACCTATGAGAAACAGAGAAGCACCAATAAGAGACTACATTCCCGAAATCTACAAAATATGTGCATTTAATAACGTCtcattaataatgaatggTGCAATTTCAAACAGAAAAGAATTTGCTGAAATACTAGAGGCGTCACAGTTTCCAAAAGATGTTGGGGGTATGATTGCTGAGTCAGCAGAATCAAATCCTAGTGTATTTAATAGAGATCCATTAGAATGGTACGATGTTTGtaaagaatatattcaGATTACAAATGATTTTGAGAACCATGTAGGAAATACAAAGTATATGCTAACAAGAATAGTACCAGGCAAATCAAAATTCTTCCAATATTTTGCAAAATGTAAGACTTTggaagaaataaattatgtATTACAAAAAATGGGGAAAGATGGCTCTGTGATCGAAGATCCAATGCCCTATCTTGATGAGTGTAGGGAAGCAGAGAAACAGGtaaaaaaaaacagaataataaaaagtcATTACAAagtcaaaataataaacgTCCACCAAGCACCCTTGAGGACCAAGAACACACAggaaagaaaacaaaagtATAAACTATTTGAAACTTGA
- the TPHA0D03740 gene encoding uncharacterized protein (similar to Saccharomyces cerevisiae HFA1 (YMR207C) and ACC1 (YNR016C); ancestral locus Anc_6.311) — MELMSRNNISNHSKALTSVLSRSCSKQARYYTVQNVWSSRYRYQHKLKTFGNYTIENKYYNRNFKRFHFNKCCRWFSSSRKHLKKALPKIRSKSFKELNDPKFITNYSVKHRRLPPHFIGQNTIERANSSQLRDFIKIRGGHTVISKILIANNGIAAVKMIRSIRKWAYETFGEEKAFRFVVMATPEDLDANSEYIRMADQYVEVPGGTNNHNYANVDLIVDIAERFNVDAVWAGWGHASENQHLPEKLAQSRRKIVFIGPPSSAIRNIGDKVSSLIVAQHAKVPCFPWSGSDIDSVKVDSKSGLVSVEKDLYFKACCSSPEDGLIQAKKIGFPVMIKASEGGGGKGIRQVRKEEDFIRLYHQAVNEIPGSPMFIMKLAEDVRHLEVQLLADQYGTNITLFGRDCSVQRRHQKIIEEAPITIASQAKFEKMAEAAIRLGKLVGYVSAGTVEYLYSSKEDQAYFLELNPRLQVEHPTTEMITGVNLPAAQLQIAMGIPMHRIGDIRHLYGYDAESNSVIDFSLPSKTLTENHLKPKPKGHCISCRITAEDPDQGFKPSGGLLEELNFRSSFNVWGYFSVANKGKIHSYSDSQFGHIFAFGENRQQARKRLIVSLKELSLRGEFKTTVEYLIKLLESEDFEDNKISTGWLDDLISQKITSKKPEPILAALCAAATKAHIASKVNHEQYTESLRRGIVQPENTMLTEFQIEFLHNDFKYKFTVTKSSVDTYILELNNSKCELRVRELSDGGLLISLGGKSHTIYWKNEVDSIRLTIDSMTTIIKEENDPTQLRTPSPGKLVKYLVENGAHINVDEPYAEVEIMKMQMPLLAPAAGTIHILKSPGSTISKGELVATLTLDDVKMANPTLLFKGRFPNFGTAVIEGTKLAHRFQYLYYKLNNLLYGYDTQDSSKAILEELLEVLRNPALPYSEWQLQLSGLHPKIPKILDIQMQQIVTTYSKMDSSFPAVELRKKLEDAINEKNSDSSMKQILEPLYDITESYLNGIKEHEYSVIIKLLGKYYDTERLFIGDKVQEEHVILKLRDENRKNLKTVSNIVLSHSKVLRKNELVMDILKYYYSQCHKFTLFTKLVEPTLINLTKLGNDSNKVSLFARKLLIQCSLPSLKDKANMISSVISRALGDSKFLNNIDHPQPDLKILEELIECDFAIFDSLFPFLVNDNTPVANAAANVYIRRAYRDFVISDLKFNYIERECIWSWNFKQKPEFTELFPNISSFTTESHATRENDLSKNVFLGIEGILTYSKTFTELHSTITSLLAYIKSNDVKQSTTNGTIGHSKKRARILLLYVDSSSYIGNEEDVSSYFESILQKHQEQLKESNITQLTLIVGNDGKLYPKYFTFNGIDCKEEKALRNTDPAMVHGLEIGKMAKFNISQISTGNATLHIFKGISKTLESDIRYFARGIIRKDRSINDFGSIRTYLRNKADKLVNEMIDGLEVTRSEQSTLTHIFLHFSDIVTLSLKDLTGTFDFLFEKYLSRLNKLKLTNIEIKIAIREFDKSTPLHLRIIIENPSGFVTNSQIYQEILNSEKKWIFKSIGNPGPLNMMSIYAPYPQITSIQQKRQKVQRLGTSYVFDFPLLFEHVVINNWKKNFPIQTLPSDMFTCCELIEDASGNLVESNRAPGNNQCGMVAFKISMKTPEYKDGRYIVIIANDLSYQMGSFGPIEDKFFNNVTEYCLKHGLPRIYLSANSGARIGITEELVPLLNVDWKDLEDVTRGFNYLYLTESSFNDLKRMGKEKTVELEKITKNGEIRYIIKAIIGSSDDFGVESLKGSGLIAGTTSRAYRDIFTITLVTGRSVGIGAYLVRLGQRTIQVENKPIILTGAAAINKVLGRDVYSSNLQIGGSQIMYKNGISHLVSSDDLAGVESIVKWLSYIPKKRNNPVPIVNSPDSWDRDVQYSPSSNDTYDIRWLIRGRTLEGIFEHGLFDKDSFFETLSGWANGVVVGRARLGGIPVGVIGVDVRTVETVIPADPANPKSMESITHEAGQVWYPNSAFKTAQTINDFNYGEQLPLIILANWRGFSGGQQDMYREILKYGSFIVDSLNDYKQPVMIYIPPNGELRGGSWVVMEPSINPDHMELYADVTSRASVLEPEGMVGIKFRRNKLLKTMSQLDEQYRSLQNELLTGSLSSERYRVLANRLQNRENEIMPVYKHIAAQFFDLHDKTSRMLAKNVIKKELVWVNSRRFLFWRLKRKLQEEYILRTMESSLGDSPRKDVTKLLYSWYPLDLDVEDDRSVVTWLDSNTHEVEKKVKSLKTLSMSNFLTDSIEKNHEESLSGILSVLQDLPNEDKSYIIGTLTKSINKT; from the coding sequence ATGGAACTCATGAGcagaaataatatatctaatCATTCAAAAGCATTGACATCAGTTTTATCACGAAGTTGTTCGAAACAGGCACGATATTACACAGTTCAAAATGTTTGGAGTTCACGTTATAGATATCAACATAAGTTGAAGACATTTGGAAATTATACTATCgagaataaatattataatagaaattttaaaagatttcattttaataaatgcTGTAGATGGTTTTCAAGTTCAAGAAAACATTTAAAGAAAGCATTGCCGAAGATACGATCGAAATCATTCAAGGAGTTGAACGATCCTAAATTCATTACAAACTATTCAGTTAAGCATAGAAGATTGCCACCTCATTTTATTGGTCAAAATACAATAGAAAGAGCTAATTCTTCTCAGTTAAGAGACTTTATAAAAATTCGAGGAGGTCACACGGTgatttctaaaatattgattgcCAACAATGGTATAGCAGCAGTTAAGATGATAAGATCCATAAGGAAATGGGCTTATGAAACATTTGGAGAAGAGAAAGCTTTCAGATTTGTTGTGATGGCTACACCTGAAGATTTAGATGCGAATTCTGAGTATATCAGGATGGCAGATCAATATGTAGAAGTACCTGGTGGAACCAATAATCATAACTATGCGAATGTAGATTTGATAGTGGATATAGCAGAAAGATTCAATGTCGATGCAGTTTGGGCTGGGTGGGGTCATGCCTCTGAAAATCAACATCTGCCAGAAAAATTAGCACAATCAAGAAGGAAAATAGTGTTTATTGGTCCACCAAGTAGTGCAATTAGAAATATCGGTGATAAAGTATCGAGTTTAATTGTTGCACAACATGCAAAAGTACCATGTTTTCCATGGTCTGGTTCTGACATTGACTCTGTAAAAGTTGATTCAAAAAGTGGTCTGGTATCTGTAGAGAAAGACTTATACTTTAAAGCCTGTTGCTCTTCACCTGAGGATGGTTTAATACaggcaaaaaaaattggcTTCCCTGTAATGATTAAAGCTTCAGAAGGTGGTGGCGGTAAAGGTATCAGACAAGTACGAAAAGAAGAGGATTTTATACGATTATATCATCAGGCCGTAAATGAAATTCCAGGTTCGCCCATGTTCATTATGAAATTGGCCGAAGATGTTAGACATTTAGAAGTTCAATTATTAGCAGATCAGTATGGTACTAATATTACTTTGTTTGGTCGCGACTGTTCCGTTCAAAGAAGacatcaaaaaattattgaagagGCTCCAATTACAATTGCTAGTCAGGCTAAATTTGAGAAGATGGCGGAAGCAGCTATTAGATTAGGTAAGTTGGTAGGGTACGTTTCAGCAGGGACAGTTGAATATTTGtattcttcaaaagaaGATCAAGCTTATTTTTTGGAATTAAATCCGAGATTACAAGTTGAACATCCTACAACTGAAATGATAACAGGGGTAAACCTTCCAGCTGCTCAATTACAAATAGCCATGGGCATTCCTATGCATAGAATTGGAGATATAAGACATTTATATGGCTATGATGCCGAGTCAAATTCCGTAATAGACTTTTCGTTACCTTCGAAAACTTTAACTGAGAATCATTTAAAACCAAAACCAAAAGGACATTGTATATCATGCAGAATTACTGCAGAGGATCCAGATCAAGGATTTAAACCCTCTGGTGGATTACTGGAAGAATTGAATTTCCGTTCATCATTTAATGTTTGGGGATATTTTTCTGTCGCAAACAAAGGTAAAATACACTCTTACTCTGATTCACAATTCGGTCATATTTTTGCCTTTGGAGAAAATAGACAGCAGGCTAGAAAAAGACTTATAGTATCTTTAAAGGAATTATCGCTTCGAGGTGAATTTAAAACGACAGTCGAATAtctaattaaattattggaaTCTGAAGACTTCGaggataataaaatttcaactGGGTGGTTGGATGATTTAATATCACAAAAAATTACTTCCAAAAAACCTGAGCCCATTTTAGCTGCTCTATGTGCTGCTGCAACTAAAGCCCATATTGCTTCAAAAGTAAATCATGAACAATATACAGAATCCTTAAGAAGAGGTATAGTTCAACCAGAAAACACCATGCTAACCgaatttcaaattgaatttttgcataatgatttcaaatacaaatttaCAGTTACCAAATCTTCTGTAGACACTTACATTttagaattaaataattccaAGTGTGAACTTAGAGTTCGTGAATTATCAGATGGTGGTCTGTTGATTTCCCTTGGTGGGAAGTCGCATACTATATATTGGAAAAATGAAGTCGATTCTATACGATTGACCATTGATTCTATGACAACCATAATAAAGGAGGAAAATGATCCAACACAGTTGAGAACACCTTCCCCTGGTAAGTTAGTAAAGTATTTGGTTGAAAATGGCGCACATATAAATGTTGACGAGCCGTATGCAGAAGttgaaataatgaaaatgcaAATGCCATTACTGGCACCAGCAGCTGGGACAATTCACATTTTAAAAAGCCCTGGATCTACTATTTCTAAAGGTGAGTTAGTCGCGACATTAACATTGGATGATGTTAAAATGGCAAATCCTACTTTACTGTTTAAAGGTAGATTTCCTAATTTTGGAACTGCAGTTATTGAAGGTACTAAACTTGCACACCggtttcaatatttatacTATAAgttgaataatttattgtatgGTTATGATACTCAAGACTCATCTAAAGCTATATTAGAAGAGCTACTGGAGGTTCTACGAAATCCTGCTCTCCCATATTCAGAATGGCAATTACAATTATCCGGTCTTCATCCTAAAATACcaaaaattttagataTCCAGATGCAACAGATTGTGACTACGTATTCCAAAATGGATTCTTCCTTTCCAGCAGTCGAATTAAGGAAGAAGTTAGAAGATGCGATAAATGAGAAGAATTCTGATTCTTCTATGAAACAGATATTGGAACCATTATATGATATTACGGAAAGTTATTTGAACGGTATTAAGGAGCATGAATATTCCGTAATTATTAAGCTTTTAGggaaatattatgataCAGAGAGGCTGTTCATAGGGGATAAGGTACAGGAGGAGCATGTTATCTTAAAATTACGTGAtgaaaacagaaaaaatttgaaaacagTTTCAAATATAGTATTGTCACACTCAAAGGTTCTAcgaaaaaatgaattggttatggatattttaaaatactATTACAGTCAATGTCATAAATTTACCTTATTTACGAAGTTAGTTGAACCTACCTTGATTAACCTTACAAAACTAGGCAATGATTCCAATAAAGTATCGTTATTTGCAAGGAAATTATTGATCCAATGTTCATTGCCCTCTTTGAAAGATAAAGCAAATATGATAAGTAGTGTTATATCTCGGGCATTAGGGGATTCAAAATTTctcaataatattgatcATCCTCAACcagatttgaaaatattggaAGAACTGATTGAATGCGATTTTGCAATATTTGATTCCCTATTTCCATTTCTGGTAAATGATAACACTCCAGTAGCAAATGCAGCCGCAAATGTGTATATTCGTAGAGCTTATAGAGATTTTGTTATTTCAGACCTAAAGTTTAATTACATAGAAAGGGAATGTATATGGAGCTGGAATTTTAAACAAAAACCAGAATTCACTGAACTGTTTCCCAATATAAGTAGTTTTACTACTGAGTCTCATGCGACAAGAGAGAATGATTTGAGTAAAAATGTCTTCCTTGGGATAGAGGGTATTCTTACGTATTCTAAGACCTTTACAGAGCTTCATTCGACAATTACTTCATTATTAGCATATATTAAATCCAACGATGTTAAACAGAGTACTACTAATGGGACTATTGGACATTCTAAGAAAAGGGCAagaattttattgttatatgTGGATAGTTCTAGTTATATCGGAAACGAAGAAGATGTTTCAAGttattttgaatcaatattacaaaaacaTCAAGAACAGTTAAAGGAGTCAAATATAACTCAATTGACACTTATTGTTGGTAACGATGGCAAATTATACCCAAAATATTTCACATTTAATGGTATCGATTgtaaagaagaaaaagcTCTTAGAAACACAGATCCAGCAATGGTTCATGGATTAGAAATAGGAAAGATGGCTAAGTTTAATATATCTCAAATTTCTACTGGAAATGCTACACTTCACATATTTAAAGGAATTTCTAAAACCTTAGAATCTGATATTAGATATTTCGCAAGAGGAATAATTAGAAAAGATAGAAGTATAAATGACTTCGGTTCAATTAGAACatatttaagaaataaagCTGATAAACTTGTTAATGAAATGATTGATGGTTTGGAGGTAACGCGTTCGGAACAGTCTACATTAACTCATATTTTCCTTCATTTTTCAGATATTGTTACCTTGAGTTTAAAGGATCTTACTGGGACAtttgattttctttttgaaaagtATTTATCTCGcttaaataaattgaaattgaccaacattgaaataaaaatagcTATTCGagaatttgataaatcaaCTCCTTTGCACCTCCGtattataattgaaaatcCTTCAGGTTTTGTGACAAATTCTCAAATTTATCaagaaattttgaatagtgaaaaaaaatggattttcaaatcaattGGAAACCCTGGTCCCTTGAATATGATGTCCATATATGCCCCATATCCTCAAATAACATCTATTCAACAAAAAAGGCAAAAAGTGCAACGATTAGGAACTTCTTACGTATTCGACTTTCCCTTACTGTTCGAGCATGttgtaattaataattgGAAAAAGAACTTTCCAATACAAACACTCCCTAGTGATATGTTTACATGCTGTGAATTAATTGAAGATGCAAGTGGTAATTTAGTGGAAAGCAATAGGGCACCGGGAAATAACCAATGCGGTATGGTAgcttttaaaatttctatGAAGACCCCAGAGTATAAAGATGGGCGATATATTGTCATTATAGCTAACGATCTATCCTATCAAATGGGATCTTTTGGACCTattgaagataaattttttaataatgttactgaatattgtttaaaacATGGTCTACCAAGAATATATCTTTCAGCAAATTCGGGTGCAAGAATAGGTATTACTGAAGAACTTGTTCCGCTATTAAATGTTGATTGGAAAGATCTAGAAGATGTAACTAGGGGCTTTaactatttatatttaacagAATCTAGTTTTAATGACTTAAAGAGGATGGGAAAAGAAAAGACTGTTGAACTGGAAAAAATTACTAAAAATGGTGAGATTAGATACATCATAAAGGCAATTATTGGTTCATCAGATGATTTTGGTGTGGAATCTTTAAAGGGATCTGGTTTAATAGCTGGTACCACATCAAGAGCTTATAGGGATATATTTACTATCACTTTAGTCACCGGTCGCTCCGTTGGAATCGGCGCATATTTAGTAAGATTGGGTCAGAGAACTATACAAGTAGAAAATAAGCCAATTATTCTAACAGGAGCAGCCGCGATAAACAAAGTTTTGGGAAGAGACGTATATAGCTCAAACCTCCAGATAGGTGGTTCTCAGATCATGTATAAAAATGGTATCTCTCATTTAGTTTCTTCTGATGATTTAGCTGGTGTTGAATCTATAGTTAAATGGTTATCATATATTCCTAAAAAGCGTAATAATCCCGTTCCAATTGTGAACTCGCCTGATAGTTGGGACAGAGACGTTCAGTATAGCCCAAGCTCTAATGATACCTATGATATAAGATGGTTAATAAGAGGTCGCACTTTAGAAGGTATATTTGAGCATGGTTTGTTTGATAAAGATTCgttttttgaaactttatcAGGTTGGGCGAATGGAGTTGTTGTCGGTAGAGCACGGTTAGGAGGCATTCCCGTTGGAGTAATCGGCGTTGATGTCAGAACAGTTGAAACGGTTATTCCAGCGGATCCCGCCAATCCAAAATCAATGGAATCGATAACTCATGAAGCTGGACAAGTTTGGTATCCTAATTCAGCATTTAAAACAGCACAGACcataaatgattttaattacGGTGAACAGCTCCCCTTGATTATTTTGGCTAACTGGCGAGGCTTTTCTGGTGGTCAACAAGATATGTATCgagaaatattaaaatacgGTTCTTTTATTGTTGATTCCTTAAACGATTATAAACAACCTGTAATGATATATATCCCACCAAATGGTGAATTACGAGGAGGTTCTTGGGTAGTTATGGAACCGTCGATTAATCCTGATCATATGGAATTGTATGCAGATGTTACTTCTAGAGCCAGTGTTTTAGAACCAGAGGGTATGGTTGGCATTAAATTTCGAAGGAATAAATTACTGAAAACTATGTCTCAATTAGATGAACAATATAGAAGTTTgcaaaatgaattattaactgGATCTCTATCAAGCGAAAGATATCGTGTCTTAGCCAATAGATTACAAAACCGAGAGAATGAGATCATGCCTGTATATAAGCACATAGCGGCACAATTTTTTGATCTTCACGATAAAACAAGTCGTATGTTGGCTAAAAATGTTATCAAGAAAGAACTAGTCTGGGTTAACTCTCGTCGTTTCCTCTTCTGGCGGcttaaaagaaaattgcAAGAAGAATACATTTTAAGGACGATGGAAAGTTCATTAGGCGATTCACCAAGGAAAGATGTAACGAAACTATTATACTCTTGGTATCCCTTGGATTTGGATGTTGAAGACGATAGGTCTGTGGTAACCTGGCTTGATTCAAATACTCATGAGGTAGAGAAAAAAGTAAAATCCTTGAAGACTTTATCTATGAGTAATTTCCTAACTGACTCAATTGAGAAAAATCATGAAGAAAGTTTATCTGGCATATTAAGTGTTCTTCAGGACTTACCGAATGAAGATAAGAGTTATATTATTGGTACATTAACGAAGAgtattaataaaacttAG